In the Paramisgurnus dabryanus chromosome 5, PD_genome_1.1, whole genome shotgun sequence genome, one interval contains:
- the prkrip1 gene encoding PRKR-interacting protein 1 homolog, which translates to MSAEKKDARSGKGPGKESQPLIIAKTPAEEQRLKLERLMRNPDKPVNVPERPKEWNPRAPPEFVRDVMGSSAGAGSGEFHVYRHLRRREYQRQDFLERMSDKQKLDEDYIEKVKENQKAAEERTAKRRKKREKLKQKKLMAKKAKMESQKEEGDSESSAASSPSEAEEKEDDAEVPSFIMGRR; encoded by the exons ATGTCTGCGGAAAAGAAAGATGCTCGATCAGGGAAAGGTCCTGGTAAAGAATCGCAGCCGTTAATAATCGCCAAAACTCCAGCAGAGGAGCAGCGCTTAAAGCTGGAGAGACTGATGCGAAACCCT gaCAAGCCTGTGAACGTACCAGAGAGACCAAAAGAATGGAATCCTCGAGCACCACCAGAGTTTGTGCGAGATGTAATGG GTTCAAGTGCTGGAGCAGGCAGTGGTGAATTTCACGTGTATAGACACCTGCGTCGCCGTGAATATCAGAGACAAGACTTTCTGGAACGAATGTCTGATAAA CAAAAGCTGGATGAAGATTACATTGAGAAGGTGAAAGAAAATCAAAAGGCTGCTGAAGAAAGAACAGCCAAACGCAGAAAGAAAAG AGAAAAGTTGAAACAAAAGAAGCTGATGGCAAAGAAGGCCAAGATGGAGAGCCAGAAAGAAGAAG GGGACTCAGAGTCGTCGGCCGCATCCTCTCCATCTGAAGCAGAAGAGAAAGAAGATGATGCTGAGGTGCCCAGCTTTATCATGGGGCGGAGGTGA